A region from the Aphis gossypii isolate Hap1 chromosome 1, ASM2018417v2, whole genome shotgun sequence genome encodes:
- the LOC114122569 gene encoding uncharacterized protein LOC114122569 isoform X2: protein MNSDTSSDITNVKNDEIVSIHNAYKKEFSRISEEHHYNLNGLEKCYKEQILCIIKEKDSISLQLLSIFQSLYEHFQDKLKKLKPKNYKIIDTSGEKIDFINETYQCIINSYEDKQQDLFKEILELKKIIMEEKKINSINFLEKENFILKQNLNSNELKRNSKSELITEVLLWCLGVIIYQKKGKISKEHSKIEYLLELLLVITIIWHLGKFGEDRGTVLLNLVICGIICCIFCFL from the exons at GAATAGTGATACATCAAGTGACATAACTAATGTTAAGAATGATGAAATTGTTTCAATacataatgcatataaaaagGAATTTAGTCGTATCAGTGAAGAACATCACTACAATTTAAATGGTCTAGAAAAATGCTACAAAGAacaaatactatgtataattaaagaaaaggATTCAATATCACTTCAATTGCTATCAATTTTTCAATCTTTATATGAGCATTTTCaagataagttaaaaaaattgaagccaaaaaattataaaataattgacacTTCTGGTgagaaaatagattttatcaaTGAAACATATCAATGTATCATAAATAGCTATGAAGATAAACAACAAGATTTATTCAAagaaattttagaattaaaaaag ATTATCATGGAAGAAAAGAagattaattcaattaattttctagaaaaagaaaattttattttaaaacagaatTTGAATTCgaatgaattaaaaagaaattctaAGTCAGAGTTAATAACAGAAGTTCTATTATGGTGCTTAggtgtaattatttatcaaaaaaag ggtaaaatatcaaaagaaCATTCAAAAATAGAGTATTTACTTGAACTtcttttagttattactataatttggcATTTGGGAAAATTTGGAGAAGATCGTGGAACAGTCTtactaaatttagttatttgtggaattatatgttgtattttctgctttttataa
- the LOC114122569 gene encoding uncharacterized protein LOC114122569 isoform X1, with protein sequence MATRVPFYFNFRNSDTSSDITNVKNDEIVSIHNAYKKEFSRISEEHHYNLNGLEKCYKEQILCIIKEKDSISLQLLSIFQSLYEHFQDKLKKLKPKNYKIIDTSGEKIDFINETYQCIINSYEDKQQDLFKEILELKKIIMEEKKINSINFLEKENFILKQNLNSNELKRNSKSELITEVLLWCLGVIIYQKKGKISKEHSKIEYLLELLLVITIIWHLGKFGEDRGTVLLNLVICGIICCIFCFL encoded by the exons aTGGCTACAAGAGtaccattttatttcaattttag GAATAGTGATACATCAAGTGACATAACTAATGTTAAGAATGATGAAATTGTTTCAATacataatgcatataaaaagGAATTTAGTCGTATCAGTGAAGAACATCACTACAATTTAAATGGTCTAGAAAAATGCTACAAAGAacaaatactatgtataattaaagaaaaggATTCAATATCACTTCAATTGCTATCAATTTTTCAATCTTTATATGAGCATTTTCaagataagttaaaaaaattgaagccaaaaaattataaaataattgacacTTCTGGTgagaaaatagattttatcaaTGAAACATATCAATGTATCATAAATAGCTATGAAGATAAACAACAAGATTTATTCAAagaaattttagaattaaaaaag ATTATCATGGAAGAAAAGAagattaattcaattaattttctagaaaaagaaaattttattttaaaacagaatTTGAATTCgaatgaattaaaaagaaattctaAGTCAGAGTTAATAACAGAAGTTCTATTATGGTGCTTAggtgtaattatttatcaaaaaaag ggtaaaatatcaaaagaaCATTCAAAAATAGAGTATTTACTTGAACTtcttttagttattactataatttggcATTTGGGAAAATTTGGAGAAGATCGTGGAACAGTCTtactaaatttagttatttgtggaattatatgttgtattttctgctttttataa
- the LOC114122569 gene encoding uncharacterized protein LOC114122569 isoform X3, producing the protein MNSDTSSDITNVKNDEIVSIHNAYKKEFSRISEEHHYNLNGLEKCYKEQILCIIKEKDSISLQLLSIFQSLYEHFQDKLKKLKPKNYKIIDTSGEKIDFINETYQCIINSYEDKQQDLFKEILELKKIIMEEKKINSINFLEKENFILKQNLNSNELKRNSKSELITEVLLWCLGVIIYQKKGKISKEHSKIEYLLELLLVITIIWHLGKFGEDRGTVLLNLVICGIICCIFCFL; encoded by the exons AT GAATAGTGATACATCAAGTGACATAACTAATGTTAAGAATGATGAAATTGTTTCAATacataatgcatataaaaagGAATTTAGTCGTATCAGTGAAGAACATCACTACAATTTAAATGGTCTAGAAAAATGCTACAAAGAacaaatactatgtataattaaagaaaaggATTCAATATCACTTCAATTGCTATCAATTTTTCAATCTTTATATGAGCATTTTCaagataagttaaaaaaattgaagccaaaaaattataaaataattgacacTTCTGGTgagaaaatagattttatcaaTGAAACATATCAATGTATCATAAATAGCTATGAAGATAAACAACAAGATTTATTCAAagaaattttagaattaaaaaag ATTATCATGGAAGAAAAGAagattaattcaattaattttctagaaaaagaaaattttattttaaaacagaatTTGAATTCgaatgaattaaaaagaaattctaAGTCAGAGTTAATAACAGAAGTTCTATTATGGTGCTTAggtgtaattatttatcaaaaaaag ggtaaaatatcaaaagaaCATTCAAAAATAGAGTATTTACTTGAACTtcttttagttattactataatttggcATTTGGGAAAATTTGGAGAAGATCGTGGAACAGTCTtactaaatttagttatttgtggaattatatgttgtattttctgctttttataa